Below is a genomic region from Sphingopyxis terrae subsp. terrae NBRC 15098.
AGGCGCTCTCCCTGGCGCGCCAGCACCTATTCGCCGAGCGCCGACAGGCGGTAAGAAGGTCCGATCGGAACTTGTTTTGTTCTCATCGCCGTGCCCCCTTGGCGACGATCCCTGTCGCCGACAGGCAGCGATGCGATCAACAACGGGCGATCGCCGGCTTTGCGCCACGCGCTTTTACGGCTAGGGCGAGCGGATGAACGGACTTTTCCCTGTCATGGTCGGCGGTGCGATCGGCGCGGGTGCGCGGCACCTGGTCGGCCAGATCCTGCTCGCGCGGCTTGGCCCCGGCTTTCCCTGGTGGACCTTGTCGGTCAATATCGCCGGCAGCCTGATGATGGGGCTGCTGATCGGCTGGCTCGCGCGTAGCGGCGGCAGCGATCAGGCCCGACTGTTCCTGGGCGTCGGGGTGCTGGGCGGCTTCACCACCTTCTCGTCGTTCAGCATGGAGTTTTGGACGCTGTTCGAACGGGGCCAGATGGCGCAAGCGGCGGCCTATGTCGGCGCGTCGGTCATCATCGGTATTGCGGCGTGCGGCGTCGGAATGGCCATGATGCGGCAGCTTCCCGCATGAGCGGCGACAGCGCCATTGTCGCCGAGGAGGATGACGGCATCCGCCTCGACCGCTGGTTCAAAAGGCACCGGCCGGGCA
It encodes:
- the crcB gene encoding fluoride efflux transporter CrcB, with product MNGLFPVMVGGAIGAGARHLVGQILLARLGPGFPWWTLSVNIAGSLMMGLLIGWLARSGGSDQARLFLGVGVLGGFTTFSSFSMEFWTLFERGQMAQAAAYVGASVIIGIAACGVGMAMMRQLPA